AGGGTCCGGCGCTGTCCGCACGGCCCACCCTCGAGGCCTTCGGACGACGTGCTCGGTGGCACGCGCCGATGGCAGGTCTTCGGACTTACGGGCGTCCGGCGAGGTGGTGCTCGCCGGTCCTACGGCCGTCACTTCCCGAGAGACCGAGGTCTCCTAGTGTGTGCACCGTCCGGTGTGGACGGCGACGGCCTTCGTTCCCGTTCACCGCTGCGGGGCAGTCCCGGAATCACACCGGGTTCCCTGTCTCCTCGTCGGGACGCCGCCTGGCGCCCTGACGAACCATCAGCGGGGGAGAGACTACATGTTGGGGTCGCTGCTTTGTCTCACCCCAATATCCTGGCGTGTTCCCGGTTGCGGTCGGTTAGGGTGGCTCGCCGAGAACCGGGCGAGCGGCGGATGACCACAGGGTGACCACGCCGATCGGAAAGGTGACGAAAGCTCGTCCTTAGTGAAAACTGGTCTCATCAGTTCGGGCCATCCGGCCGAGAGGCAGCCGTGGACGGGATAGTGCAGGCAGAGTCGGGCAGACACCGTGCCAGGGCGCGCCGCAGACGACGTGTCGTGCTGGGGATCAGCGCTGCGCTGGTGGTCGTCCTCGCCGCCTCGGCCTGGGCGGTGCGTCAGGACGGCGAGGGCTCCGTCGAGGCCGGGAGCAGGCTTCGCGTCGTGACCACCACCAACTTCCTCACCGACGCCGTCGGCGAGATCGGCGGCGACGACATCGAGCTCACCGGGCTGATGGGCAACGGCGTCGACCCACACCTCTACCAGGCTCAGGCCGGTGATCTGCGACTTCTGCGGGAGGCCGACCTGATCGTCGCCGTCGGCCTGCACCTGGAGGCGGGCCTCCGTCCGGTGCTCGACGACCTGGCACGCCACACCGCGGTCCTGTTCGTGGGCGAGACCGTGCCGACCGACGCCCTCCTGCTCGCCGAGGAGGCGGGCACGGCGACCGAGTACGACCCGCACATCTGGTTCGACGTGGCACTGTGGAGCGACGCGCTGGCCTCGGTCGGCAGCACGCTCGCCGCACTCGACCCCGACCGGGCCGACGGCTTCGACGCCCGGTGGGAACGCCATCGCGCCGAGCTGGACGAACTCCATGACGAGGTAGGCGCACGGCTCGCCGAGATCCCCGAGCCCCGTCGCATCCTGATCACCTCGCACGACGCCTTCCGATACCTCGGTCGCGCCTATGACATCCGCGTCGAGGCGGTGCAGGGCGTGTCCACCGTCGACGAGGCCACCATCGGCGACATCGATCGGGTGGCCGGGATCATCGCCGAGCACGGCGTCCGGGCGGTGTTCGTCGAGTCCAGCGTGTCCGGTCAGACCGCCGCCGCCGTCCTCGACGCCGCGGCCGCCCTCGGGGCCACGGCGACGCTCGGAGGCAGCCTGTACTCCGACGCCGCGGGCCCGGCGGGCACGCCGGAGGGCACCTATCTCGGCATGGTCCGCGCGGACGTCGAGCTGCTCGTGGCGGGCCTGCGGTGATCGGCCGTGCCGCCGCGCCGGAGCCTCCGACGTCCCCCGAGAGGTCCGGCCCGCGCCCTGCCCTCGCCGTCACCGGACTCGCGGTCGGCTATCGCGGGCGCACCGTCCTGACGGTGCCGGAGCTGACCGTGCCCGCCGGTCGACTCACCGCCGTGGTCGGGCCCAACGGCGCGGGGAAGTCCACCCTGGTCAAGGCCGCGCTCGGCCTGCTCCCGTCCGGCGGGGGCGTCGTCCGGCTGCTCGGCGGGCCGCTGGCCGACGTGCGGCGCCGGGTGGCCTACGTCCCGCAGCGCGACGCCGTCGCCCAGGACTTCCCGATCACGGCCGTGCAGGTCGTGGAGATGGGCCGCTACCCGCATCGCGGCTGGTTCCGTCGACTCACCCGACAGGATGATCTCGCCGTCAGCGAGGCGCTGCACCGCACGGGCGCCGCCGACTTCGCCGACACGCCGTTGGACGAGCTGTCCGGCGGCCAGCGGCAGCGGGTGTTCCTCGCCAGAGCGCTGGCCCAGCAGGCCGACCTGCTGGTGCTCGACGAGCCCTTCGCCGCCGTCGACACGAGCACCGAGGCACGGCTGCTGGCGCTGCTCGCCGAACTGTGCGAGCGGGAGGGCCGTTCGGTGCTGCTGGTGCACCACGACCTGCGCACGGTGCGGGACCACTTCGATCACGCCGTGCTGCTGGCGGGCCGGGTGATCGCCGACGGGCCGGTGAGCCGCGTGCTGCGGCCCGAGCACCTGGAGACGGCCTACGGCATCCCGATGCCGGGCCGTGCCCCGGCGTCGGACTCGGACCCCGCTGTGGACCGCGCCGCGCGAGCCGCCGACGGCTCGGCGGCCGGCCATGCCGCCGACGCCGCGCCTGGTGGAGACCGGGACACGGCACGTCTCGCCGGGGGAGCACCGCGTCCGGCCGGGACGGATCGGGCGGACTCCGAGACCGCCGACCGGCGCCCGGCGACGACGAACCCGCCCGCGCCGGACCCGG
This genomic stretch from Actinoalloteichus hoggarensis harbors:
- a CDS encoding metal ABC transporter solute-binding protein, Zn/Mn family, which encodes MQAESGRHRARARRRRRVVLGISAALVVVLAASAWAVRQDGEGSVEAGSRLRVVTTTNFLTDAVGEIGGDDIELTGLMGNGVDPHLYQAQAGDLRLLREADLIVAVGLHLEAGLRPVLDDLARHTAVLFVGETVPTDALLLAEEAGTATEYDPHIWFDVALWSDALASVGSTLAALDPDRADGFDARWERHRAELDELHDEVGARLAEIPEPRRILITSHDAFRYLGRAYDIRVEAVQGVSTVDEATIGDIDRVAGIIAEHGVRAVFVESSVSGQTAAAVLDAAAALGATATLGGSLYSDAAGPAGTPEGTYLGMVRADVELLVAGLR
- a CDS encoding metal ABC transporter ATP-binding protein, producing MPELTVPAGRLTAVVGPNGAGKSTLVKAALGLLPSGGGVVRLLGGPLADVRRRVAYVPQRDAVAQDFPITAVQVVEMGRYPHRGWFRRLTRQDDLAVSEALHRTGAADFADTPLDELSGGQRQRVFLARALAQQADLLVLDEPFAAVDTSTEARLLALLAELCEREGRSVLLVHHDLRTVRDHFDHAVLLAGRVIADGPVSRVLRPEHLETAYGIPMPGRAPASDSDPAVDRAARAADGSAAGHAADAAPGGDRDTARLAGGAPRPAGTDRADSETADRRPATTNPPAPDPGPAGPERRA